Below is a genomic region from Gasterosteus aculeatus chromosome 2, fGasAcu3.hap1.1, whole genome shotgun sequence.
gtcctgggtttgactttctgtgtgcagtctgcatgttctccccgtgtccccgcgtgcagatggatggacggacatTTAGACCGTAAAgaaggggatgctttagggcggggctacatgctgattgacaggtctctaacagagagGTATGCTGTCTCTACATCCTCCTCTGTCCAAAtagtcacttcctgtttgatattataaaaacaagatggcttatgtcaccatgacaactacCACTTCTTATATTCATATTATAGATTATAAAGACGTTAAACAGTGAGCTTTAGGTTTGTAGTGTGTAAACAGATCTAGGCTAGCTCCTTCCTctggtttccagtctttatgctaagctaggctaaccttGTCCAGGCACCagttccccacacacacacaaacgtgtgcTTCACAAAAATGTTCACATTCATGAAATGACAATAAACTACCACTTACACTGGTTTTCATCTGTTTAATTCAACAAATCAGGTTATAAACGGTTTCAGAGTATCGCTTGctgtcaaaaaaataaaacactttagcACAAAATTAGCATTTCAGTTTTTGCCTAATCGGGAGTTCGCATGCTTTAGGTTTAGACTGCAATGATGAAGCTGATGCTAACAGACGTCTACGCGCGCTAGCATAGCAGGACGTTGGTGAGAAGCAGAAGTGATCTACCGAAGGCAAAGTATGAGGATAAAGAATATAAAAACTACCATGATTATAAAATATACCTTTACATCATACAGTGGTGCTTCTTCTAGATTGTCCACAAACCAAAGTTACACAATAATCTTTGGCCAAACTTCATATTTTTTCTCTTGCatcaatgcgcacacacacacacacacacacacacacacacacacacacacggtttagaAAAACAACCCCTCAAATATATTCAACTTGGTGACATGAAAACCGTCTTCTGGATTTTCGTTTCCACCTGAACCTCGACAGGATacgaaaataaaaatacattttatcatCTTTGACAAAATTGCATTGAACAGTTTAATTGTTTAACACGTTATTTCATCGTAACATTTAACCCTGATCAGCGAGTCACAGATTATTCCTCCCACGTATGTTCTCAGCATGTttgtgaggagacgagagaTGTTTGTTTCCGGTGTGATGGACCTCAACTTCGAAATAAGAGACAACCTGAAGATCCGACATGCTGGATGAAAGTCTCATTTAGTGAGTAGAAGATGAAAGAGCTCCATCATTGGATTCTCTGCTGATGTTTTGTTTGCAACCAAAGAACAACTTTGTTTATTCCGTGACTTAATCATGACCTCTAtttgtcaaactattcctttaaaacGGCTGCTTTTGATTCCCTTTCAGACGCCTTTAATCAATAGAAACTCTTCACGCTGTGTGAGATGTAGGTATAAAGCACTCGGGAGACTGAAGATAAACTACGTACGTCGCGTGAGACAGAATTCAGAGCCCGTCTGACCACAAAGGTTCAACTTCCAGCTCTGGTTGCTGGTAGCTGAAGCTACCGGAGACGCTGCAGAGCTGCTGGGACTTATGGACACCCATTTTCCCACCGGTTTCTCCAGCGTTTGGGGTCATCGCTGCTGGTTTCAACCCTTCGGTGCTGagtttgttggtgttttttccccctgagtaccagttgtttttttagttcTTGATTTGTTCAAACTCGCTCACATTACATGACCGAGATCCTCAGTGAGCACCCAATCGACTCGTGTGAGACCATCTATTCATTTTTTGGACTTGTATTGCCTCTGGTCTCACTCGATGTACGTCCCCAACACAGATTACCTTTTCTAGCTAGTTAGCTGATAGGCTAAGTTAGCAATAAACGTGCCAAAATGAGACGTTATTTTACCTGATGTGAACCACCCGATGGTGGAGTGAGAACATCGGGATGCTAAACACATCGTAGCTCCACAGAGGCGTTGGAATGTCGTCTAATTGTGTAATGTTaactatttttcttttaactggTTTAGGACAATGTGCACCTGATGGATCTTTCAAAGGGACAAACGTGTACCTGTGGCAGACTCCGCCCCCTCGTTACAGCATACTAGCGAGCAGGTATGTGAGCGAACCCCTAACCCTCCGAGCAAGTCTTCCTCCAATGGCTGCAACCACCTGAGCCTTTGACAAGTCCCAAGAGTCCCCACAGTGGTTGTGGGTTTGTGCTTTTGCCGTACAGTGAAACACAAACGTCTTCGGTGTGATGACGCTTCCCTCTTTTCACCACGCTGACCTGTCAGTGACTGAAGTGTGGGACCAGCGGTGACCAACGGGGGGAGCtgtcctccccccacacactcagACAGTAGTAACCGATAGCAGAGGGCTGGGACAGAGCTGACCGTCGCTCTCCACTCGTGTGCCGTGagtcagcagctcctccaccgtGGTCCAGTCGTCCAGCACCTTGCTGTTCCTCAGGCGGTTCTGCTTCATGTGGCTGAGCTCCAGCACCGTCTGAGAGGTCATGGACGCCTGGAGTCCCCCGGCCGGCTCCTCCCCGCCGCAGCCTCTCCGCTCTCTGTGTTGCCGCGACAACGCCAGGTGGCGCCTCCTCTCGGTGCGGCTCCAGTACCGCCCGGCCCACCGTCcgtcttccccttcctcctcgcCATTCCTCTCGCCGCCTCCTCGCACCTCCTCGTCCGTCGTGACCTCGCTGCGCTCCCTGGCCAGCCGGTAGGCTCGCGCCCTGAGCAGCTGGTTCCTGACCGACTTTTGATTGGACGCTCTGGAGCGGGGCGAAGGCGGGGAGCGGGTCGGGTTGTGTTGCGGCGCTCCCAGCGTGCTGTAGCAGGGCCCTGGGGAGCCTTTGGAGACGCGGGGGCGATTCCCCAGGGTCTGAAAGCCACGCCAGTCCGACGCGCCGCTGGATCCAGAGCCGGGACTCTTGGGAAGGGCGTCTTCCTCTCGGCTCCAGCTGTTTCTCGGTGCGTTCTGGTGACTGTTCAGACTGGTTCGGTCCATGCCCAGGTGACCGGGGTGCTGACAGTTACTGGGGTAACTGGCCCTGCTCCTCGGCCCCAGCTTGTTACTGGGTTTCCCCGGCCGGCTGTCTTGGAGGCCGCTTCGCAGGGCGTTGGGGTCGGCCGCGTTGGGGTGGCTGGCCCGGCGGGGACGCTGCCCTTCGCTCAGGTCCGTTAGTGTTCGACTCCGACCCGGGGCCTCAATCGTGCCTCCACCTCCGTGTTGCTGCTCCAACCACAGCGCCCTCCGCTGACAGGGCTCGGTACGGCAACCTGTAGAACAGAGGGAAGAAATCCGCTGCTACAGTAAAAGTCAATATAGCCACTGAATAACCATCCAACTGCTGGACCACCTTGGTTCCAAAAGGTTTCCTCCCCCTGTGTCATCAGTGTCTCAACAAGGGACCTGTGgtacaaattccttgtatgtctattTCCTGAAACTGTTTGCTTTAAACTTGTTAACTAAACTTTATAGTGATTGTGTTCCTTCATCCCCCTGAAGTCTCAACAACCTTCCAGGTCTCTTAAGATGTGTCATGTTGTTATCACGTTTCAGATGACCTCCCCTTGGCTTCTCCTCTGCTGTATAACTGAAACACCAGCAGGAAAGTAGGTCAGGTGGCTCTTGTTGCAGCCCAGGTGGAGATATTTTGAACAATAGACAACATAAAGGGGCTAAAGTGTTTGCCTGGTAACACGTGAGTGGGACTCAAACTGCTGAGCTGCATCTTGTTGCATCTCACCTTTTGGATCCAGTGTGATCGTTGGTGTGAAGAGTATTCGTTTTCACGATGGCTTAATCTCCACCCTCAGGACTGCTGGATAAACAATCACGTTTCTGTAGAACATGTCACTAGAGAGCTTTACTCACCAGTGGAAGGGGAAGGAGGCGAGCGATGGCGAGGTAAGGTGGGACTCCTCTCGGCTCTGTGGAAGTGAACCGTCGTAGTGGTGCTGTTACCCACAGTGCAGCGGGACGCCTGCGGCGCCCCAGAGTGGATCATCGGAGTCGTCTCAGGGATGGACTCCAAATCCCAGCGTCCTCTCTGCTCCCGGGGGGAGCGAGGGTGGTGCGTCTGGCGGTGGGCGTGGCTCCCGGGAATCTTGTGAAGTCGGCGGTGCTCCCCGGTGCTGACGCTGTGGAACCCGGAGTCGCTGGGTTCGGAGGAGATCAgggactctgaggaggaggaggagccctggGAGGAAGGGGTGTGCCCCGGCAGTGACGACATGGCGTCCGTCTCGCCCTCGGAGAGTGCCGTTTGGTGATGCGGGCTGTCAGGGCCGCAGCCCAGCCCGCTGTCCAGCTCGCTGAGGGGAAGGTACCCGAGGAAACGATCCGACCGCCAGGGGGGGTGATAGTCCGACTGGAGGGTTAGACGGCGTTACATTTAACAAAATGATGGCACAAAGAAGCAAGTGGTGCAGATCAAAGGAAACTACCGACCTCTCGGTGGAAATCCTTTGGCTCCATCTGTTCCGTGCTGTAGCAGCCGATCAGACAGCTCTCGGAGTTTGGCTGGTAGGGCAACATTTCTGGTCCCTGGAATATAGAATGAAACCCGTCAGAATCAATTAAAGTCACACGTAAATATGAAAGCAGACAAGAATAGAACCGATCACCTGGTAGTCCAGTCTGTCCAGGTGATCGAGGCTGTAGGAGACGCTGGGCAGGTAGTTGTCCCCCGGGTGCTGCTCATTGGACGATCTGGCCAGGTAGCCGTTGGTTGGGTAGGCATTGGGCGGCATCATCATGGCATCATCATTGGAGTACAGGTCGGGCGACGCGGTCATGTGACCATAATAAGATCTGCAAAGGGAGAGAGTGTAGAGGTCTTTAGGGAAACAGAAGCATCGGGGATATGTGAATGAAGCTATAAAACATGTTGCCTTCATCCGCTTGTCTGATCATAGCGAGTACCGCCTCGGTAAAACAACGCTCCACCGGTGAAAATTTATGACGTGACCGCCTTGACTTCATACTGAACTCTGGAGTGCAGAGAACCCTTTGAATCCTCGATGGAGAGAAGTACAACTTTCTTTTAAATACCCTTCAGTTCAGTCCGTTGACTCCAAAAGTCTTGCCCTTGTCCCTCAAGTTATTTCACCAAATCCAGAACTTTTACACCTGTTGAAAATTTCCAAAATGTCTCACTAATCAAACTTTTGACAGAACTTTTAACCGTTCGCCCGTTTCTAACAAATCTAGAACTCTTGACCCCTTCATAGCCTCCCAGGACGCCGGCCTACCCACCCCGCACCGTAGGCGTCTCTCtggcttctctctccctccatcaggCCCATGGCTCTCAGGGCCTCCCAGTGCCTCTCCGTTGGGACGTTACAGTCGACCGCGCAGTGAGACCGCCTCCTCCTGTGTCCACGCCCCCTTCTGGCCTCCACGGCAATTGGCTGGCCGTACTCGTCCACATATTGCACCTCCTCCCGGTGGCGCTGATGAGAAGGTTCTTGAGTCTTGCCCTGGTGAATAACATTGTGCACATATTACATTATAGATACAAATGCAGACTGTTTTAAATACCGTTTAGCTGGTAAGAAGAAAGAGGCCGGCTGGGTTCGTCAATCGGCGTTTAGCCTGCGATGCTCGGTCACTGCGacggtaaatggactgtacttgtacggcgcttttctagtcttccaaccactcaacactacatgacatctttcacccattcacacccattcatacactgataaCAGGATCTACCATACACagtgttgtgcgattattgcaccaacataaCAATATAGCAATATgcaatattattgcaattttcagaccattttacgCCATTGACAACATAATGACAATAGCAGAATAATACAAGTacgctctttcaaagaacaaagggcggtttatttgtcagaatagttagacattataatgggaatgtgaaaaaatatcccaattaaaacaacaacaaaataataagTGCGAAGGACACGGAGCGGGTGAAGCATCGGGCTCAGTGCGACGTGGTCGGGTTCCAGAAAATGTGTCCGGCGGAAAAACGCGTCGCTTTCCACAAGCAAAAGGGACAACTTAAATGTTgatgacgttcatttatatgtcaAATTAATCAAAATCACCAAAAATGATTGCACGCGATTTCAGTGTGTGTGATATGTCATTTGATCGCATATTGCGACCGGctcagtgacacctgcccatcagtcactaacatccacacactgtagtcgcagctacaggagcaatgttgggttaagtgtctcgcccaaggacacatggacatgcgggtgtccaaccctctgattggagtaGGACTGTGGTCCCCGCTCACCCAACAGTCGCCCTTCACCCGTCCTTATGTAAAGAGATCAAAGATGGAGCCTTTCAGTTCAAGGAGAACAGCAGCATTCTGTTTAACTGCTGAGAAGCAGCTACACAGTTTCAAAAGTGCAGGATTATTGTGCTGAAGtcggtcgtcgtggcgcagtaGAAGAGCGGCAGCGCCGGGAACCGCATGGTTGGCGGTTCaggccccagctgctccatgttctatgtccaagtgtccctgagcaagacacccaacccctaattgctccccgggcaaaaatgtaaaagccaggtgttaaaaatgcaagtcgctttggacaaaaagTAATAAAGTCAATTTTGGTGGACaatttgtaataaaataaaatgtgcttaTCGAAGCCAATGCATTAAAATGATTGCATATTAAATATGATAATATTGTATGATTAATATAGTATTAAATACACATaattaaagacattttattacaCTTTAGTAAAGCAACTACTCCCTTCCCGCGGCCCCACAGTTGTCCTGATGAAATGTCCCTTACTAACAACCCCGAGGTCTCATCTGATAAGCCGAGGTACGTTTACATCAGTGTTTGAAACGTAGAAGATGCAGATGCGTCGGCTCGGGACAGTAAAGGACGGCCAAGGCCCTGCAGGACGTTTTCAGTCGTCATGACGACgtcacttattgtaagtcgctttggataaaagcgtcagctaagtgacatgtgatgtaatgttgcAGTACGACAGCAGCGCTTTTGTGTTGTAACGTCACGTGTGAGAGTCAAGGCATAGGCGCGATGTAGGTCAGCCATCGCAGCACCAGAACCAGAGTCTTCACAGTGCACCGCCTggtgcccccccacacacacacaccagtacaTACATGTGGAAACCTGCCACGCACAAAGCCACACATGTACTAACACGCAGCAGTCAGAGTGAGAGTGATGAACCCTGGAGATGTGTGTGGCGCTCCGCTGCACTTTGACAGTAACACAgactgatctctctctctctctctctctctctctctctctctctcacattttcttttttccaaaaaGCGTTTGactctattttcattttaagtggagAATGCATAATAAAACTGTATCACAGTTTGATTTGATCTTGTGAGTTTTAGTCGCCTCCGTTTAGAGAATTTAAAAGTCAGAGCtttgtgtgttaaagctgcgttctctgtagtgaccagcagggggcgactcctctgctcccatagacgtctatgaggaaatgactctacttctctgtagtgaccagcagggggcgactcctctgctcccatagacgtctatgaggaaatgactctacttctctgtagtgaccagcagggggcgactcctctgctcccatagacgtctatgaggaaatgactctacttctctgtagtgaccagcagggggcgactcctctgctcccatagacgtctatgaggaaatgactctacttctctgtagtgaccagcagggggcgactcctctgctcccatagacgtctatgaggaaatgactctacttctctgtagtgaccagcagggggcgactcctctgctcccatagacgtctatgaggaaatgactctacttctctgtagtgaccagcagggggcgactcctctgctcccatagacgtctatgaggaaatgactctacttctctcttgatttattccctcagtaaacactgtaaacatgagtttatggtctcagtctctagtttcaagtcttcttcaatacagcatgatcttcatttagtagatgatggtccatttagagtcaaacaggccgTAAAgaaggggacgctttagggcggggctacatgctgattgacatgTCCATGGCGTCTCTACACTGTCCAGTCCTTTTATGGTCACTTCTTGttcactggttgcaaaaaacaagatggcgacggacAAAAATACCAACTTAATGCTTCATAACATCCACAAACAAGcaacgtcaccatgacaacatccattgtgtatatatatatacatatatatatatatatatatatatatatatataatgtatatattcaGTCTATACCGTCTTTTTAACTCTCGTCCTTTTGAGCCGCCGAAtgcaacatattttaaaataatctaTTTTAGAGCCTATTTAACAAAGTTGTGATGCCTTCTCTGACGTTCGATCCCTGACGGCGAGTCGAGTGTGAGCTTGTGTTCTTCCTGTGAGCATCGAACATTCAGACGCATTCAGCCATCAGGAGGAAATGGATTGTTTTGAGCCGAGTGATTCGAGTGAAGTGGAAAATGAGTCACACTTTCTTTTGTACATACCGAGAGCGTCAGTCTTTCACTGTGAAATGTTCTGGTTCGCGGGTGATTAAAAACGTCAAtggttgctttattttaaaGCCCTTGTCCTTGTTTTCATTGTCTCAGAACGATAATTGGATCTAATTTAATCAGTCTCATTATTTAAGATATGATTGTTAGACAATATGAATCATAATGGTGTGAAAAtaggttttctttattttcatggTATTGTTTAAACGCTGGTCTTTGATTCAACAATGATTTGTTCATGCACAGGAAACCAGAATAACTCATCACAACCTCCTGTTGTGGCTCCTTCCAAGTTCCTTCAGCAGCTCCGTGACCATGTGAAGGTCTCACGGTCTCCACAGGCCATGAGACCAGTTACTCCAGGACCAGCGGCCATTTCTGTCAATAAATCCACCGTGACATCACATCCTGCTCTGACATCATGGACCAACGAGCCGCGCGTTGTTATCCTGCTCAAACAGCCGGCCTCAGCAGCCACGGCGGGATCCctcgatgcccccccccccccgagaaacCAACCCTTCACCTCTCCCGGCCTTTAGCCTTCGCAGTATATTAATGACGCTTTATTTGTGAGCGTTTCCTCTCTTCAGATGGGCCACAAGTGAGACGGACTAAAGCTGAAGCGCCTGTCTAGTCCCGCCCTGCTGTGGTTGGCGAGAGCGTTCTTCTTTTCCTTAATCCTGCGATGCCCTTGTGTTTCCTAAACCCGAGTCGATTTTTGACGAGCTGGCTAGCGAAGTAGCATCAACATCAGGTCAAGAAACCTTGGGGTGACATTCTGTCGGGGgtggacgctacggccgacgggAGGGCGAGTAACCAACACGGCTCGGACCGGAGTCCGGTTTCTTAGCGTGAGGAAtcggatgtgtggcgggagagCGTGACCGAAATGTGTGACACGTGAGAGCCCTGCAACACACAGATGAGGATGCTTTAGCACATTATTTATCTCAGCCTTGGTTTGCACGTGATATTTATCCATAGTAAGAGAAGGATAATAACATAACACAACTTGTGGTCGATTGCGGAAGCCAGaagtaaaagtgtgtttttaatggataGTTAGCAATGTAGCTGGCGAGTTAGCTTGTCCATGAGGTTACAATGTGGGAACATTTTACCCATTGAGTAAGTTGTCTCTGCTGATCTCCCTCCTCTCGATGTGGGCTGATGGCGTCCCCACGGCAGCCATCAGATCCGGTTCTGATCTATTATGATCCCGTCAAGTCCtggactgtgtgcgtgtgtttgtatgttcaGGTGATACAGCAAGTCACGTGACAAGAGCTTCGATCAACGCACGAGGGACAAAAAGCTCCGACAGGCGCAGGCGGACAGTCTTGTGTCGCGGCGCTCATAGACGGCAACACAAGACTTTTCGGCGTTGCGTGGCTAACGAGCGCAGCTAACGGGCGCGACTTGGACCCGGCGGTCGTCCGAGGACGTGAGATGAGGCTTTGCT
It encodes:
- the LOC120829633 gene encoding uncharacterized protein LOC120829633 isoform X2 yields the protein MTASPDLYSNDDAMMMPPNAYPTNGYLARSSNEQHPGDNYLPSVSYSLDHLDRLDYQGPEMLPYQPNSESCLIGCYSTEQMEPKDFHRESDYHPPWRSDRFLGYLPLSELDSGLGCGPDSPHHQTALSEGETDAMSSLPGHTPSSQGSSSSSESLISSEPSDSGFHSVSTGEHRRLHKIPGSHAHRQTHHPRSPREQRGRWDLESIPETTPMIHSGAPQASRCTVGNSTTTTVHFHRAERSPTLPRHRSPPSPSTGCRTEPCQRRALWLEQQHGGGGTIEAPGRSRTLTDLSEGQRPRRASHPNAADPNALRSGLQDSRPGKPSNKLGPRSRASYPSNCQHPGHLGMDRTSLNSHQNAPRNSWSREEDALPKSPGSGSSGASDWRGFQTLGNRPRVSKGSPGPCYSTLGAPQHNPTRSPPSPRSRASNQKSVRNQLLRARAYRLARERSEVTTDEEVRGGGERNGEEEGEDGRWAGRYWSRTERRRHLALSRQHRERRGCGGEEPAGGLQASMTSQTVLELSHMKQNRLRNSKVLDDWTTVEELLTHGTRVESDGQLCPSPLLSVTTV
- the LOC120829633 gene encoding uncharacterized protein LOC120829633 isoform X1, with amino-acid sequence MGCRLTRTKGKTQEPSHQRHREEVQYVDEYGQPIAVEARRGRGHRRRRSHCAVDCNVPTERHWEALRAMGLMEGERSQRDAYGAGSYYGHMTASPDLYSNDDAMMMPPNAYPTNGYLARSSNEQHPGDNYLPSVSYSLDHLDRLDYQGPEMLPYQPNSESCLIGCYSTEQMEPKDFHRESDYHPPWRSDRFLGYLPLSELDSGLGCGPDSPHHQTALSEGETDAMSSLPGHTPSSQGSSSSSESLISSEPSDSGFHSVSTGEHRRLHKIPGSHAHRQTHHPRSPREQRGRWDLESIPETTPMIHSGAPQASRCTVGNSTTTTVHFHRAERSPTLPRHRSPPSPSTGCRTEPCQRRALWLEQQHGGGGTIEAPGRSRTLTDLSEGQRPRRASHPNAADPNALRSGLQDSRPGKPSNKLGPRSRASYPSNCQHPGHLGMDRTSLNSHQNAPRNSWSREEDALPKSPGSGSSGASDWRGFQTLGNRPRVSKGSPGPCYSTLGAPQHNPTRSPPSPRSRASNQKSVRNQLLRARAYRLARERSEVTTDEEVRGGGERNGEEEGEDGRWAGRYWSRTERRRHLALSRQHRERRGCGGEEPAGGLQASMTSQTVLELSHMKQNRLRNSKVLDDWTTVEELLTHGTRVESDGQLCPSPLLSVTTV